One segment of Coffea arabica cultivar ET-39 chromosome 7c, Coffea Arabica ET-39 HiFi, whole genome shotgun sequence DNA contains the following:
- the LOC113699780 gene encoding uncharacterized protein encodes MEGELLDILQKFSLEGNELVGLTQEGEDFQTGVRACENSIIGRVLGEKVINFTGIKNFVAVAWGYPKNLSVVELGPNVFQFNIQNSEDKDRTVEGGPWVIENQMLVLKRWVEGIEDYYKAFVTASLWVQLWNLPVHWLSREIGRKIGEVFKEVRDVVILQMGGKEGRHLKVLVMVDLSKPLLRGTVVRIAGTGKWIAFKYERCPDFCYNCEIVGHSERSCKERRLLGGSTDENQYGPWMRAGNIRVSPQNKNVRVSEHSDRRYWSFRNGELIEQEKNKMHGSQSLLDVLKATGSGGCSN; translated from the coding sequence ATGGAGGGTGAGCTGTTAGATATATTACAGAAGTTTTCCCTTGAAGGGAATGAGCTGGTAGGACTCACGCAGGAGGGGGAAGACTTTCAAACTGGCGTGAGAGCTTGTGAAAACAGTATCATTGGGAGAGTTTTAGGAGAAAAAGTTATCAATTTCACTGGTATTAAAAACTTTGTGGCTGTGGCCTGGGGGTATCCCAAGAATTTGTCAGTGGTGGAACTGGGACCAAATGTGTTTCAGTTTAACATACAAAACTCAGAAGATAAAGATAGAACAGTGGAGGGAGGGCCTTGGGTAATAGAAAACCAGATGCTTGTTCTCAAAAGATGGGTTGAAGGCATAGAAGATTACTATAAAGCCTTTGTGACAGCATCTCTTTGGGTACAGCTCTGGAATCTTCCAGTTCATTGGCTATCTAGGGAGATTGGAAGAAAGATAGGGGAAGTGTTTAAGGAAGTTAGAGATGTCGTAATCCTTCAGATGGGAGGCAAAGAGGGTAGGCATCTGAAGGTCTTAGTCATGGTAGATCTATCTAAACCTCTTCTAAGAGGTACTGTGGTCAGAATAGCAGGAACTGGCAAATGGATAGCTTTCAAATATGAAAGGTGTCCAGATTTCTGTTATAATTGCGAAATTGTGGGACATAGTGAAAGGTCTTGCAAAGAAAGGAGATTGCTAGGAGGGAGTACTGATGAGAATCAGTACGGTCCCTGGATGAGAGCGGGAAATATTAGGGTCTCCCCTCAGAATAAAAATGTTAGAGTCTCTGAGCATAGTGATAGACGTTACTGGTCCTTTAGGAATGGGGAGTTGATCGAAcaggagaaaaataaaatgcatgGCAGTCAGAGTCTGTTGGATGTTCTCAAGGCCACTGGCAGTGGGGGATGTAGTAACTAG